One window from the genome of Treponema sp. OMZ 838 encodes:
- a CDS encoding DUF1015 domain-containing protein: MNIFEKCALRTPDILLPHKSVNLTAWSVIACDQYTQDTDYWSKAAAVAKNCYSTLHMILPEVYLNTFSDEQRKQEIINIQKTMKDYLAAGVFANPVHSMLYIERKTAYNRLRKGIVTCIDLEKYDWRPDSKAEIRATEATIVERLPPRMEIRQGAALEMPHIMLLVDDPERILIEKIGDSIHNAQATPIYTAQLMLNSGSISGWALPADCSAYMEKALEKLYRANTGADGSVFMFAVGDGNHSLATAKAVWDAHKRHHGGIEQPNGSISLPDSLKDNPLRYALVEIVNLYDSGLTFEPIHRVIFGADSKQLIAFLQSKLGGKVIACSDKPELVHKVEHSSASFGFIAATGELTCLETDMTCLAVSALQPLLDDFIRTHNLQIDYIHGSEEAFRIPQNSDAVSLLLPPISKESFFSTIAENGSLPRKSFSMGEASEKRFYLECRKLI, from the coding sequence ATGAATATTTTTGAAAAATGTGCGCTTAGGACGCCCGATATTTTACTACCTCATAAAAGTGTTAACCTCACCGCATGGTCTGTGATCGCTTGCGACCAATATACGCAGGATACCGATTATTGGAGCAAAGCTGCCGCGGTTGCAAAAAACTGTTATTCAACATTGCACATGATTTTGCCGGAAGTCTATTTAAATACCTTTTCCGATGAACAACGGAAGCAAGAAATTATCAATATCCAAAAAACAATGAAAGACTACCTTGCAGCAGGTGTTTTTGCAAATCCCGTGCATTCCATGCTTTATATCGAGCGAAAAACAGCCTATAATCGCTTGCGGAAAGGGATTGTTACCTGTATCGATTTGGAAAAATACGATTGGCGGCCGGACTCAAAAGCGGAAATACGCGCAACCGAAGCTACGATTGTGGAACGGCTGCCCCCGCGGATGGAGATTAGGCAAGGAGCGGCGTTGGAAATGCCGCATATTATGCTGCTGGTCGATGATCCTGAACGAATTTTAATAGAAAAAATCGGCGATTCCATCCATAACGCTCAAGCTACACCGATCTATACCGCACAGCTTATGCTGAATTCCGGCAGTATTTCAGGCTGGGCTCTTCCTGCCGACTGTTCTGCATATATGGAAAAAGCGCTTGAAAAACTGTACCGAGCCAATACCGGCGCTGACGGTTCGGTGTTTATGTTTGCCGTAGGCGATGGGAATCATTCACTTGCAACGGCCAAAGCCGTATGGGATGCACACAAGCGGCACCATGGAGGTATTGAGCAACCAAATGGATCTATCTCACTTCCGGACAGCCTTAAAGATAATCCATTGCGCTATGCCCTTGTCGAAATTGTGAACCTGTACGATTCAGGCCTTACCTTCGAACCCATTCACCGTGTTATATTCGGTGCAGACAGTAAACAATTAATCGCTTTCTTGCAATCAAAACTAGGGGGTAAGGTTATAGCTTGTTCCGATAAGCCAGAATTAGTGCACAAAGTAGAACATTCCTCCGCTTCGTTCGGTTTTATCGCTGCAACCGGCGAGCTCACTTGTCTCGAAACCGATATGACCTGCCTCGCAGTAAGCGCTCTGCAGCCGCTTTTGGATGACTTTATCAGAACGCACAACCTTCAGATAGATTATATTCACGGTTCCGAAGAGGCTTTCCGTATTCCGCAGAATTCCGATGCAGTTTCCCTCTTATTACCGCCTATTTCTAAAGAGAGCTTTTTTTCGACCATCGCCGAAAACGGCTCGCTACCGAGAAAAAGTTTTTCGATGGGAGAGGCTAGTGAAAAGCGGTTTTATCTTGAATGCCGGAAGTTGATATAA
- the greA gene encoding transcription elongation factor GreA → MSDVLEKNVRDIFNEEKWTRAAITNYSINNFKELDTLIEEAKKNRYLDELKALSDEHLSHNKTSITALYISSIIALSKQLLDDSSLITLVTIFIDNHRMQIVEYLCQRVLEFGDSKFALRTLANCYKESGNGDIYDIWERLTRIDYEEADIPKQLAERYQQMGDMEKAVEYYKKALYRYINRHSYTAVKEVWARLVELVPQEIDFFYHVQRKIADHLGAERGAALMQDLYDYYKKEKDWNTAIDILKLVLTSDDKDNWARKEIVECFREKYASHSQLEEYIKVSNLTQSWRNVFEAIDDFEKHISFDEGCFVFHRTWGVGRIAKVNNDELVIDFAKKRGHTMSLKMGITALQTLDKDHIWVLKSIMKRDELAAKVKTNPEWALKNIIRSFDNNCDFKRIKHELVPSLLTDKEWTTWSTKARKVVKENPEFGINPTNIDFYTVHTRPISLEEKLSNEFKAQKNFFERVEIIFNVMESGDTDSDSFQDMINYFDAFLKAFSQVNEQVIAAYLVMSKLTAALPHLSVTQHHNFAELFAQIENPAAIYRDIENKELRSAYLRNIKNLVPDWSDQYIRLFPVVLSAEILNPLLEEYPEKVKDLVLTCFKDYKEYREAVIWFFKNAQEEQWFKDLNIDYEHEIIVLIHILDITYREIASRRNTTENRKINKQIHTILFGKEALLENFILDHDEDAVTRLYTLVSDIKDLDPPIKMQLRNRILEKYKNFKFFDEVEKTVTGRGLIVTSKMLEEKKKELQRLIEVEIPRNSKEVGFALSLGDLRENSEYKAAKEEQNRLNNTVSRLQEELERAQVFDPTTITTTRVGFGTIVVLEKPGNSEKETYTILGPWESDPENGVISYMSPLGTNLLNHKVGETLSFMVNEEEKTYKLLDISAAVID, encoded by the coding sequence ATGTCAGATGTATTAGAAAAGAATGTCCGCGATATATTTAATGAGGAAAAATGGACACGTGCTGCCATTACAAATTATTCCATTAACAATTTTAAAGAACTCGATACACTTATTGAAGAAGCAAAAAAGAACCGTTATCTGGACGAATTAAAAGCGTTGTCCGATGAACATCTCTCTCATAATAAAACAAGTATTACGGCATTGTATATTTCAAGTATCATTGCCCTTTCCAAGCAGCTCCTCGATGACTCTTCGCTCATAACGCTGGTAACCATTTTTATCGATAACCATCGGATGCAGATCGTTGAATATCTTTGTCAGCGGGTACTTGAATTCGGAGACTCAAAATTTGCGCTTAGGACTTTAGCCAACTGCTACAAAGAATCCGGTAATGGCGATATTTATGACATCTGGGAACGGCTTACCCGTATCGACTATGAAGAAGCTGATATTCCGAAACAACTTGCCGAACGGTATCAGCAAATGGGCGATATGGAAAAAGCGGTTGAGTATTACAAAAAGGCCTTATATCGTTATATCAACCGTCATTCTTATACTGCCGTAAAAGAGGTATGGGCACGTTTGGTGGAGTTGGTCCCGCAAGAAATCGACTTTTTCTATCATGTACAACGGAAAATAGCGGATCATCTCGGTGCAGAACGGGGCGCCGCGCTCATGCAGGACTTGTATGATTATTATAAAAAAGAAAAAGATTGGAATACCGCTATCGATATTTTAAAACTGGTGCTCACCAGCGATGATAAAGATAACTGGGCGCGGAAGGAAATTGTCGAATGCTTTAGAGAAAAGTATGCATCACACAGTCAGCTTGAAGAATACATAAAAGTATCCAATTTGACACAAAGCTGGCGAAACGTTTTTGAAGCTATCGATGATTTTGAAAAGCATATTTCTTTCGATGAAGGTTGCTTTGTATTCCACCGGACATGGGGCGTCGGACGCATCGCAAAAGTAAACAATGATGAATTGGTTATCGACTTTGCAAAGAAACGCGGTCATACGATGAGTCTTAAGATGGGGATTACGGCTCTCCAGACGCTGGATAAAGATCATATCTGGGTATTAAAATCGATTATGAAGCGCGATGAACTGGCCGCAAAGGTGAAAACAAATCCCGAATGGGCGTTGAAAAACATCATCCGCAGCTTTGATAACAACTGTGATTTTAAGCGGATTAAGCATGAGCTGGTTCCCTCACTGTTGACCGATAAAGAATGGACAACATGGAGTACCAAGGCACGGAAAGTCGTCAAAGAAAACCCCGAATTCGGTATTAATCCTACCAATATCGATTTCTACACGGTACATACTCGTCCGATTTCACTGGAAGAAAAACTGTCGAACGAATTTAAAGCACAGAAAAATTTCTTTGAGCGGGTTGAAATCATCTTTAATGTGATGGAAAGCGGTGATACGGACTCAGACAGCTTTCAAGATATGATTAATTACTTTGATGCCTTCCTCAAAGCATTTAGTCAAGTGAATGAACAAGTGATTGCGGCCTATTTAGTCATGTCAAAACTGACCGCAGCGCTGCCGCACCTGAGTGTAACGCAACACCATAATTTTGCGGAATTATTCGCGCAGATAGAGAACCCTGCAGCCATATATCGTGACATAGAAAATAAAGAGCTTCGGAGCGCATATCTCCGCAACATTAAAAACCTTGTTCCGGATTGGAGCGATCAATATATCCGCCTATTCCCCGTAGTACTCTCTGCAGAAATACTTAATCCGCTGCTTGAAGAATACCCTGAAAAGGTAAAAGACCTCGTACTGACCTGCTTCAAAGACTATAAAGAATACCGTGAAGCGGTTATTTGGTTCTTCAAAAATGCTCAGGAAGAGCAATGGTTTAAAGATCTGAATATCGATTATGAACATGAGATTATTGTTCTTATTCATATCCTCGATATAACATACCGAGAAATTGCAAGCCGGCGGAATACCACCGAGAACCGGAAAATCAACAAGCAGATCCATACCATTCTCTTCGGTAAGGAAGCCTTGCTCGAAAACTTTATTCTCGACCATGATGAAGATGCCGTTACAAGACTCTATACGCTGGTCAGCGATATTAAGGACTTGGATCCGCCGATTAAGATGCAGCTGCGTAACCGTATTCTTGAAAAGTATAAAAATTTTAAATTCTTTGACGAAGTTGAAAAAACGGTTACGGGACGCGGCTTAATCGTAACGTCGAAAATGCTTGAAGAAAAGAAAAAAGAGCTTCAGCGGCTTATTGAAGTTGAAATACCGCGTAACTCGAAAGAAGTCGGTTTTGCACTCTCCTTGGGCGACTTGCGTGAAAACTCCGAATATAAAGCTGCAAAAGAAGAGCAGAATAGGCTTAACAACACGGTAAGCCGCTTGCAGGAAGAACTGGAACGGGCTCAAGTATTTGATCCTACGACCATTACAACAACGCGTGTCGGTTTTGGGACTATTGTCGTACTGGAAAAACCCGGCAACAGCGAAAAAGAAACCTATACTATCCTGGGCCCGTGGGAGTCGGATCCTGAAAACGGTGTCATATCGTATATGTCGCCTCTGGGTACGAATCTCTTAAACCACAAGGTAGGAGAAACGCTTTCGTTCATGGTAAACGAAGAAGAAAAGACGTATAAACTCCTCGATATTTCTGCCGCTGTAATCGATTGA
- the miaA gene encoding tRNA (adenosine(37)-N6)-dimethylallyltransferase MiaA, which translates to MPHYNCAVVLGATATGKTALAVKLAHAKYGEIISADSRQVYRGLDLGTGKDLQEYGSIPYHLIDVCDLSREFTVFHFQQEVYRIFPQLVDKGALPIIAGGTGLYLDAILRGYELIPVPEDPALREALATKTLPELQDMLIALKPDIHNKTDLEQPDRLVRAIEIARYRQEHPESAAAHLHAVPSIKPKIYGISFERSVLRERIRRRLIARIDAGMIEETEQIHAQGYSWERLESLGLEYRFTAQYLQGKIESKEAYIEQLYRAIGQFAKRQETWFRRMERNGIEIEWIDGNEAAQLTAAALSEMEPLYMIENEGR; encoded by the coding sequence ATGCCGCACTATAATTGCGCCGTAGTATTAGGCGCTACGGCAACAGGAAAAACGGCGCTTGCCGTCAAACTTGCGCACGCAAAATACGGTGAAATCATCTCCGCCGATTCCCGGCAAGTATACCGCGGACTCGATTTGGGTACGGGAAAGGATTTGCAGGAATACGGCAGCATTCCCTACCACCTTATCGACGTCTGCGATTTAAGCCGCGAGTTTACGGTCTTCCATTTTCAGCAGGAGGTGTACCGCATCTTTCCGCAGCTTGTTGACAAAGGCGCATTGCCGATTATCGCAGGAGGCACCGGACTGTACCTCGATGCCATCCTCCGCGGCTATGAGCTGATTCCCGTCCCCGAAGACCCCGCATTGCGCGAAGCGCTGGCAACAAAAACACTGCCGGAGCTGCAAGATATGCTCATAGCGCTAAAGCCGGATATTCACAATAAAACCGACTTGGAACAGCCCGACCGCCTTGTCCGCGCTATCGAAATTGCCCGTTACCGGCAGGAACATCCCGAATCTGCCGCCGCGCATCTGCATGCTGTGCCGTCCATCAAGCCGAAGATCTACGGTATCTCTTTTGAGCGCAGCGTGTTACGCGAACGCATCCGCCGCCGCCTCATTGCCCGCATCGATGCCGGTATGATAGAAGAAACCGAACAAATCCATGCGCAGGGCTATTCGTGGGAGCGGCTCGAAAGCCTCGGTTTGGAATACCGCTTTACGGCGCAGTATCTGCAGGGGAAAATCGAAAGTAAAGAAGCCTATATTGAGCAGCTCTATCGGGCAATCGGACAATTTGCAAAACGGCAGGAAACATGGTTCCGGCGCATGGAACGGAACGGCATCGAAATAGAATGGATTGACGGCAATGAGGCCGCACAGCTGACGGCAGCGGCTCTTTCGGAAATGGAACCTCTGTATATGATTGAAAATGAGGGCAGATAA
- a CDS encoding aminotransferase class I/II-fold pyridoxal phosphate-dependent enzyme — MQAIILAAGMGKRLRSYTKDATKCMVKVNGKTLIEYTIEALVANKIDRLVVVVGYKGQLLKDFIASKFNAVNLHGMKIEYIENPVYDTTNNIYSLYLAGNEMAKDDTILLESDLIFKPEILTRLITSPDKNLAVVSPFESWMDGTCTLLDENNCITALLDKVRFNWSDTEYYYKTVNIYKFSKEFSQQYYLPFLDAYQKAFGKNEYYEQVLKVISFLSSSTLKGLVVSGKDWYEIDDPADLAIAEDRFKTGREKLHSLEKRYGGYWRFPQLKDFCYLVNPYFPPEKLVSEMTASFGTLLTQYPSGAAQQSLLASKIFNVMPEHIVVGNGAAELISSLAKFTECTVAIPFPTFNEYPERFSLAKVVPVPTDMQTFSYSVDDIIGTVKKEHAKAVVLINPDNPTGNFLGKDDVLRLCGELKQTGTVLFFDESFIDFAEKSKRYTLLDENILTEYPNLVVVKSISKSYGVPGLRLGVLACADAQYIAHIKKANAIWNINSFGEYFLQIYDKYNKTYAAACDSIAAERSRFSEKLAEIKDLTVFPSQANYILCRLTGAVKAEELAVKLLENYNIFIKDLSSKKCFEGGNYIRLAVRDQTDNDMLIAALKAVLHE, encoded by the coding sequence ATGCAGGCAATTATTTTAGCGGCGGGAATGGGAAAGCGACTCCGATCGTACACGAAGGATGCGACAAAATGTATGGTCAAGGTCAATGGGAAAACATTAATTGAATATACGATAGAAGCGCTTGTGGCAAATAAGATAGATAGGCTTGTGGTTGTAGTCGGATATAAGGGGCAGCTTTTAAAAGATTTTATCGCCTCAAAGTTTAATGCGGTTAATCTGCACGGCATGAAAATTGAATACATTGAAAACCCTGTGTATGATACGACAAATAATATCTATTCGTTATATCTTGCCGGAAATGAAATGGCAAAGGATGATACCATCCTGCTCGAAAGCGACTTGATTTTTAAACCTGAAATTCTAACCCGCCTGATTACCAGTCCCGATAAGAACCTTGCGGTTGTTTCGCCGTTTGAATCGTGGATGGACGGTACTTGTACCTTGTTGGATGAAAATAACTGTATTACCGCCCTTCTTGATAAAGTCCGTTTTAATTGGTCGGATACCGAATATTACTATAAGACCGTCAATATCTATAAATTTTCTAAAGAGTTTTCACAGCAATACTACTTGCCGTTCCTCGATGCCTATCAAAAAGCCTTTGGCAAAAATGAATACTACGAGCAGGTTTTAAAAGTTATCTCTTTCTTATCGTCATCGACCTTAAAAGGATTGGTGGTAAGTGGAAAGGATTGGTATGAAATTGACGATCCTGCCGATCTTGCTATTGCAGAAGACCGATTCAAGACGGGGCGCGAAAAACTACACAGCCTTGAAAAACGGTACGGCGGTTATTGGCGATTCCCTCAGCTCAAGGATTTTTGCTATCTGGTTAATCCGTATTTTCCACCGGAAAAACTTGTCAGCGAAATGACGGCCAGTTTCGGAACGCTGTTAACGCAATATCCCAGTGGGGCAGCACAGCAAAGTCTCCTCGCTTCCAAAATATTCAATGTAATGCCGGAACATATCGTCGTAGGTAACGGCGCTGCGGAATTGATTTCTTCACTCGCAAAATTTACCGAATGTACTGTCGCTATTCCATTCCCTACATTTAACGAGTACCCTGAACGATTCTCGCTCGCCAAGGTTGTGCCCGTGCCGACCGATATGCAAACCTTTTCATATTCAGTGGACGATATTATCGGGACGGTGAAAAAAGAGCATGCAAAGGCCGTTGTTTTAATCAATCCTGATAATCCGACGGGAAATTTCTTAGGAAAAGATGATGTATTAAGGCTTTGTGGGGAATTGAAGCAAACCGGTACCGTTCTCTTTTTTGACGAATCGTTTATCGATTTTGCAGAAAAATCAAAGCGCTATACACTGCTTGACGAGAATATTCTGACTGAATACCCAAATCTCGTTGTTGTAAAGTCGATTAGTAAGAGCTATGGAGTGCCGGGATTGCGGCTCGGTGTTCTTGCCTGCGCCGATGCACAATATATTGCACATATTAAAAAAGCCAATGCTATTTGGAATATTAACTCATTCGGCGAATACTTTTTGCAGATTTACGATAAATATAATAAGACCTATGCGGCCGCCTGCGATTCAATCGCCGCCGAACGCAGCCGTTTTTCTGAAAAACTGGCGGAAATTAAAGACCTTACGGTTTTTCCAAGCCAAGCCAATTATATCCTGTGCCGGTTGACCGGAGCAGTCAAAGCCGAAGAACTCGCCGTTAAGCTGCTTGAAAACTATAATATCTTTATCAAAGATTTATCGTCGAAGAAATGCTTTGAAGGCGGCAATTATATTCGCCTTGCCGTACGGGATCAAACCGATAATGATATGCTGATAGCGGCATTAAAGGCTGTATTGCACGAATAA